A stretch of Acropora muricata isolate sample 2 chromosome 7, ASM3666990v1, whole genome shotgun sequence DNA encodes these proteins:
- the LOC136922163 gene encoding large ribosomal subunit protein uL10-like has product MVREDKTTWKANYFLKIIRFMDEYPKLFVVGVDNVGSKQMQQIRQSMRGRAEILMGKNTMIRKAIRGHLENNPDLERLLPHIKGNVGFVFTKEDLPDIRDLLLANKVAAPAKAGAIAPIDVFVPKGNTGLGPEKTSFFQALAIPTKISKGTIEILNDVHLIKKDEKVGASESTLLNMLKISPFSYGLVVQQVYENGACFSPEVLDITSEDLLKHFVEGIINIASVSLEIGYPTVASVPHSVINGFKNVAAVAVETNITFPQVEQLKDYLENPEAFASLAPAASDVAAAAAPAEEAKEEEKEEEEEESDDDMGFGLFD; this is encoded by the exons ATGGTGAGGGAAGACAAGACAACATGGAAGGCAAACTATTTCCTAAAGATTATT CGTTTTATGGACGAGTATCCAAAGTTGTTTGTGGTTGGTGTTGACAATGTGGGGTCAAAGCAGATGCAACAGATCCGCCAGTCCATGCGTGGACGAGCTGAAATTCTCATGGGGAAGAACACTATGATCAGGAAGGCTATTCGCGGACATTTGGAAAACAACCCTGACTTGGAAAG ATTGTTGCCTCATATCAAAGGAAACGTGGGCTTTGTGTTTACCAAAGAAGACCTGCCCGACATACGAGACCTTCTCTTAGCAAACAAGGTTGCAGCCCCTGCCAAAGCAGGAGCGATTGCTCCAATTGATGTGTTTGTACCCAAGGGAAACACTGGTCTGGGACCAGAAAAGACATCTTTCTTCCAAGCTTTGGCCATTCCAACTAAGATTTCCAAAGGAACTATTGAAATTTTG AATGATGTGCATTTGATCAAGAAAGATGAGAAAGTTGGAGCATCAGAGTCCACTCTGCTGAATATGTTGAAAATCTCTCCATTTTCATATGGTCTTGTTGTCCAACAAG tatATGAAAATGGTGCTTGCTTTTCTCCTGAGGTGTTGGACATCACTTCTGAAGACTTGTTAAAGCATTTTGTTGAG GGTATTATAAACATTGCGTCAGTGTCGCTAGAGATTGGCTACCCAACGGTGGCCTCTGTGCCCCATTCAGTGATCAATGGCTTCAAGAATGTTGCAGCTGTTGCTGTGGAAACCAACATCACCTTCCCACAAGTTGAGCAACTCAAAGACTATTTGGAGAACCCTGAGGCGTTTGCTTCTCTGGCCCCTGCTGCCAGTGATGTGGCTGCTGCTGCTGCCCCTGCAGAGGAGGCCAAGGAAGAGGAgaaggaggaagaagaagaggagagTGATGATGACATGGGATTTGGATTGTTTGACTAA
- the LOC136922160 gene encoding uncharacterized protein, with amino-acid sequence MFKIACQLKQAKPPWRITRLISHALGPGPPGLKRFPDGLIQINPEVAEAIVRRKPVVALESTIITHGMPYPENLRVAKDVERIVRENGATPATVAVIAGKIHVGLSEENLEKLAHNRQVIKTSRRDLPYVISKGLSGATTVSGTMIAAHATGIPVFVTGGIGGVHRDAQSTFDISADLTELGRTPVAVICAGVKSILDIELTLEYLETQGVLVSTFGDKPDFPAFFTPESGFKSPYNVQSPLEAAKLIDANLSLGSSSGIVIAVPISTEESANGLEIEKATQTALKEARDQGVLGKEVTPFVLQRVNDITEGQSLQSNIALIKSNARVGSSIAVELCKIRKLKETNAVSGQNKLHETSDLATELSELQRPVVIGGSNVDFIATAETVIPEASNPGQVRMSFGGVGRNLAECLARLGLKPILVSAVGTDPLGVMLLKHCEELKMMTRGIYTSNVNHTATYSALMSQNGDYHMAVGDMNIHKVITPDNILAFEEPIRHAPLVMLDSNISQEAIDHACSFCGENRIPVWFEPTCILKSQKPFLSEAWHNITYASPNLKELKSMNEAIMKHEQERPKNIPALHETEKEPSLDDILTQSVKLCRPLMQHIHCVIVTLGKHGVLVCRDTEADTPFPTSSQLNAIPTRQHTLVSARHFPSVGHVDIGNVTGAGDSLAATMAFFIIRGHPPDLCVKAGLLAAHLSLQSPDAIPITIDPENFTPENVEDCIQCEAKDIDCDIS; translated from the exons ATGTTCAAAATAGCTTGTCAACTTAAGCAAGCAAAGCCTCCCTGGAGAATTACAAGGTTGATCTCACATGCTCTTGGACCAGGTCCTCCCGGGCTGAAAAGATTCCCAGATGGGCTTATTCAAATAAATCCTGAAGTTGCAGAAGCAATTGTGAGAAGAAAACCAGTGGTCGCCCTTGAGTCAACTATTATTACACATGGAATGCCATATCCTGAAAATCTTCG GGTTGCTAAAGATGTAGAGAGGATTGTTAGAGAAAATGGTGCAACGCCAGCAACTGTGGCAGTTATTGCTGGGAAAATCCATGTGG GATTGTCTGAAGAAAACCTGGAAAAGCTTGCTCACAACAGACAAGTGATCAAGACTTCCAGAAGAGATTTGCCATATGTGATCAGTAAG GGTCTGTCAGGAGCCACCACTGTGTCTGGCACAATGATTGCTGCTCATGCCACAGGGATACCAGTTTTTGTAACTGGTGGGATTGGCGGTGTGCACAGGGATGCCCAATCaa ctTTCGATATAAGTGCAGACTTGACAGAGCTCGGTAGAACTCCAGTGGCAGTTATATGTGCCGGAGTAAAATCGATCTTGGACATCGAATTAACCTTGGAATATTTA gAAACTCAAGGAGTTTTGGTTTCAACATTTGGAGACAAACCAGATTTCCCTGCATTTTTTACTCCAGAGAGTGGATTTAAG TCACCATACAATGTTCAGTCTCCCTTAGAAGCAGCAAAATTAATTG atgCCAATTTATCTCTTGGCTCGAGCAGTGGAATTGTCATAGCTGTGCCAATATCCACGGAAGAATCTGCCAATGGACTGGAAATTGAGAAGGCGACTCAAACAGCTCTAAAGGAAGCAAG AGATCAGGGTGTTCTTGGAAAAGAAGTCACTCCTTTTGTACTTCAAAGAGTTAACGACATCACCGAAGGACAATCTTTGCAATCCA ATATTGCTCTTATAAAAAGCAATGCTCGTGTTGGAAGCTCAATAGCTGTTGAATTGTGCAAAATTCGAAAACTTAAAGAAACCAATGCAGTG AGTGGTCAAAACAAGCTTCATGAGACATCAGATCTTGCCACAGAATTGAGTGAATTGCAGAGACCG GTTGTGATTGGAGGATCCAACGTTGATTTCATAGCCACGGCAGAAACTGTAATA CCTGAAGCCTCTAACCCTGGTCAAGTGAGAATGAGTTTTGGAGGCGTGGGGAGAAACCTTGCAG AATGTCTAGCTCGTCTTGGTTTGAAGCCCATACTTGTATCAGCAGTAGGAACTGATCCGCTTGGAGTCATGTTGCTCAAACACTGCGAAGAACTCAAAATG ATGACGCGCGGCATATACACATCCAATGTGAATCACACTGCTACTTATTCGGCCTTAATGAGTCAAAATGGCGACTATCACATGGCAGTTGGCGACATGAATATTCATAAAGTGATTACTCCTGATAAT ATTTTAGCCTTTGAAGAACCAATCAGACATGCTCCGCTTGTCATGCTGGATTCCAATATTAGTCAAGAAGCCATTGATCATGCATGTAGCTTCTGTGGCGAAAATCGTATTCCAG TGTGGTTCGAACCTACTTGCATTTTGAAATCACAGAAGCCTTTTCTGTCTGAAGCCTGGCACAACATAACCTACGCATCGCCAAACCTAAAGGAACTGAAGTCGATGAACGAAGCCATAATGAAACATGAACAAGAGAGACCTAAAAACATCCCTGCGTTACATGAAACAGAAAAGGAGCCATCGCTAGACGACATTCTCACCCAGTCTGTAAAACTCTGTAGACCACTAATGCAACATATTCACTGTGTGATAGTTACATTAGGCAAACATGGAGTACTTGTTTGCAGAGATACGGAAGCTGATACACCTTTTCCGACGTCATCCCAGTTGAATGCCATACCTACGCGCCAACACACTTTAGTTTCAGCGCGGCATTTTCCTTCAGTAGGTCACGTGGATATAGGCAACGTCACAGGCGCTGGGGATAG CTTAGCGGCCACAATGGCTTTTTTTATAATCCGTGGCCATCCTCCGGACTTGTGCGTGAAGGCTGGTTTACTGGCTGCTCATCTCTCGCTTCAATCTCCAGACGCCATTCCTATTACAATTGACCCAGAGAATTTCACTCCTGAAAATGTTGAAGACTGCATACAATGTGAAGCTAAAGACATCGATTGTGACATCTCCTAG